Proteins encoded by one window of Oligoflexus sp.:
- a CDS encoding ATP-binding protein → GDSFHFYPSHHHQLKSIFMHLMTNSMTHGFSAETEGVIRIEIMPKGRNLQIIYQDNGKGIHMKKIRQLAAARMPDLGQRTDTEIAQLIFDSGFSTRDHVDEFAGRGVGMDVVRTTLEDFGGSIKVILENSLQDTHSVDFSPVSFKIILPPEVFLGVDDATRKVA, encoded by the coding sequence TCGGTGATAGTTTCCACTTCTACCCGAGCCATCATCACCAGTTGAAATCCATCTTCATGCATCTCATGACCAATTCGATGACGCACGGTTTTTCAGCCGAGACCGAGGGCGTCATCCGCATCGAGATCATGCCCAAGGGCCGCAACCTTCAGATCATCTACCAGGACAATGGCAAGGGCATTCATATGAAAAAGATCCGTCAGCTGGCAGCGGCCCGCATGCCCGACCTCGGTCAGCGTACCGATACCGAGATCGCTCAGCTGATCTTCGACAGCGGCTTTAGCACCCGTGATCATGTCGATGAATTCGCCGGTCGCGGCGTGGGTATGGATGTGGTCCGCACGACCTTGGAAGACTTCGGCGGGAGCATCAAGGTCATCCTGGAAAACAGCCTTCAGGATACCCATAGCGTTGACTTCAGCCCGGTCAGTTTCAAAATCATCCTTCCACCCGAGGTCTTCCTTGGGGTGGATGATGCGACGCGAAAAGTGGCCTAA
- a CDS encoding HEAT repeat domain-containing protein → MDFVRSAERKASYLDQQGLGPLLLKLQTRIHGFLLQEQDLRLISPALARALTFDLTYLLMRHRAWHNAPILSELSIDFLCSEFQIPRQLGTQLVENSLDLLHSYTPVELDWTAEKYEEEFLEHLFICSTLATDDGALADDIGFGRNLIELLRTAVRLDQDADTAGLFQFAPELAGKIYRIMNRIFAEQDACPWILDLYRLKNILQREPYTKKRTLTPEYLNRLFNILLCCNWQGNDAKTIAASGIGEHLSSDLGTLSRCGLVYEESRRRPYPNLIRLSAKGLELTRAAFSIAACAPQHPELKGLPAIYQAAVLERLLSNPSEDRMTWMKNQTPLLTPEALRLLIEILKEQQKDETLLEVFENLLHNHAHAWIRAEICEALPLADKPDVSQNLLRPLASQDPSPMVRQAARAALKRQARLTSQV, encoded by the coding sequence ATGGACTTTGTCAGAAGCGCGGAACGGAAAGCCTCGTATTTGGACCAGCAGGGACTCGGCCCACTCCTGCTTAAACTCCAGACAAGAATCCACGGTTTCCTTCTGCAGGAACAGGATCTGCGGCTCATCAGTCCGGCGCTGGCGCGGGCTCTCACCTTTGACCTGACCTATCTTCTGATGCGGCATCGGGCCTGGCATAACGCCCCCATACTTTCAGAACTTTCCATCGACTTTTTATGCAGCGAATTCCAAATTCCAAGGCAGCTCGGCACCCAACTGGTCGAAAACAGCCTGGATCTGCTGCATTCTTATACTCCTGTCGAACTCGACTGGACCGCGGAAAAATATGAAGAGGAATTTCTGGAGCACCTCTTCATTTGCTCGACCCTGGCCACGGATGATGGGGCCCTGGCCGATGACATCGGCTTTGGCCGCAATCTGATCGAGCTTTTGCGCACGGCTGTGCGTTTGGATCAGGATGCCGACACGGCTGGACTCTTTCAATTCGCCCCGGAATTGGCTGGAAAAATCTATCGCATCATGAACCGGATTTTTGCCGAACAGGACGCCTGCCCCTGGATCCTGGACCTGTACCGCCTGAAGAATATACTGCAGCGGGAACCCTACACTAAAAAAAGGACACTGACTCCGGAATACCTCAATCGTCTTTTTAACATCTTGCTTTGCTGCAACTGGCAAGGCAATGATGCTAAAACCATCGCGGCCAGTGGCATTGGCGAACATCTGAGCAGCGATCTGGGTACACTAAGCCGTTGTGGACTTGTGTATGAAGAAAGCCGCCGCCGCCCCTATCCGAACTTAATTCGCTTGAGTGCCAAGGGTTTGGAATTGACACGCGCGGCCTTCTCGATAGCAGCTTGCGCCCCGCAGCATCCCGAGCTGAAAGGGTTACCCGCAATCTATCAGGCTGCAGTCCTGGAACGATTGCTTAGTAATCCTAGCGAAGACCGGATGACCTGGATGAAAAATCAAACGCCTTTGCTGACGCCAGAGGCTCTGCGACTGCTTATTGAAATTTTGAAAGAACAGCAAAAAGACGAGACTTTACTGGAGGTTTTCGAAAATTTGCTGCATAATCACGCACACGCATGGATTCGTGCGGAGATCTGCGAAGCTCTCCCCCTTGCGGATAAGCCGGATGTTTCACAAAATCTTTTGCGACCTTTGGCCTCCCAGGATCCATCCCCGATGGTTCGGCAGGCAGCTCGGGCGGCGCTCAAGAGACAGGCACGGTTGACGAGCCAGGTGTAA